One part of the Mycolicibacterium aromaticivorans JS19b1 = JCM 16368 genome encodes these proteins:
- a CDS encoding GcvT family protein, translating to MSTPSLPDRAHVVIIGGGVIGTSVAYHLTKLGHTDVVLLEQGQLSCGTTWHAAGLVGQLRASESGTRLVQYSTELYAELEAETGLSAGYKQCGGVTLARSEDRMIQLRRTAANAAAYQLDCELLSPEEAFERYPVMRVDDLVGAIWLPADGKANPTDLTMALAKGARQRGAKVLEHVRVLDVLTADGGVTGVRTDAGDIEAEIVVNCAGQWAKAIGALAGVNVPLHSAEHFYVVTETIAGVHPDLPILRDPDGYTYFKEEVGGLVIGGFEPEAKPWVAPDKIPYPFEFQLLDEDWEHFEILMDNALLRIPALEHTGLKKLYNGPESFTPDNQFILGEAPECANFFVGAGFNSVGIASAGGAGRALAEWIVNGSPTTDLTGVDIRRFAPFNGNVSWLHDRVAEILGVHYEIPWPNRELATARPFRRSPVHHLLVAAGANFGSRMGWERANFFAPPGSEPVIEYSWGKQNWLPWSVAEQVSTRTGVTVFDQTSFSKYVLAGPGAVAGLQWLCTADVAVPVGKSVYTGMLNERGTYESDVTVTRTGPQEFLIVSSAATTERDKDHIRKNLPAGAHAELVDVTSSMAVFGVMGPKSRELLRELTDADLSDAAFPFATSQVISLGYATVRATRITYVGELGWELYVPTEFAVGVYEDLLSAGEKYGIARGGYYAIESLRLEKGYRAFGRELTPNDNPAEAGLLFACKLTSDVDFLGRVAVEKAKAEGPRRRVVSFSVDSPDPMLWGGELILRDGAVAGQVSSAAWGATTGSCVGLGYLRSTDDAVVTPDWVRSGSYTVNVGGQVYPITVSLKAIYDPANERVR from the coding sequence ATGTCGACCCCATCATTGCCCGACCGTGCCCACGTCGTCATCATCGGCGGCGGCGTCATCGGCACCAGCGTCGCCTACCACCTGACCAAACTGGGGCACACCGACGTGGTGCTGCTCGAACAAGGCCAGCTGTCGTGCGGAACCACCTGGCACGCAGCCGGTCTGGTCGGCCAGCTGCGCGCATCGGAGAGTGGCACCAGGCTGGTCCAATACTCCACCGAGCTGTACGCCGAGCTGGAGGCGGAGACCGGGCTGAGTGCCGGATACAAGCAATGCGGCGGAGTGACGTTGGCGCGCAGCGAAGATCGGATGATCCAGCTTCGCCGCACCGCGGCCAATGCGGCTGCCTATCAGCTCGATTGCGAACTCCTCAGCCCGGAGGAGGCTTTCGAACGCTACCCGGTGATGCGGGTCGACGACCTGGTGGGCGCGATCTGGCTGCCCGCCGACGGAAAGGCCAATCCGACCGACCTGACGATGGCTTTGGCCAAGGGTGCGCGGCAGCGGGGCGCCAAGGTGTTGGAGCACGTTCGCGTGCTCGACGTGCTCACCGCCGATGGCGGCGTGACGGGAGTTCGCACCGACGCCGGCGACATCGAAGCCGAAATCGTGGTCAACTGCGCCGGTCAGTGGGCCAAGGCCATCGGCGCATTGGCCGGGGTCAACGTGCCGCTGCATTCTGCCGAACACTTCTACGTGGTCACCGAAACCATTGCCGGCGTCCATCCCGATCTGCCGATCCTGCGCGATCCCGACGGCTACACCTACTTCAAGGAGGAAGTCGGCGGGCTGGTCATCGGTGGGTTCGAGCCGGAAGCCAAGCCGTGGGTGGCCCCCGACAAGATTCCCTACCCCTTCGAGTTTCAGCTGCTCGACGAGGATTGGGAGCACTTCGAGATCCTGATGGACAATGCGCTGTTGCGGATTCCCGCACTCGAACACACCGGCCTGAAGAAGCTGTACAACGGCCCGGAGAGTTTCACCCCGGACAACCAATTCATCCTCGGCGAGGCTCCCGAGTGCGCCAATTTCTTCGTCGGCGCGGGATTCAACTCGGTGGGCATCGCCTCGGCCGGCGGTGCCGGGCGCGCACTGGCGGAGTGGATCGTCAACGGCTCCCCCACCACCGACCTCACCGGCGTCGACATCCGCCGCTTCGCACCGTTCAACGGCAACGTGTCCTGGTTGCACGACCGGGTGGCCGAGATCCTCGGTGTGCACTACGAAATCCCCTGGCCGAACCGGGAACTGGCGACAGCACGCCCGTTCCGCCGTTCCCCGGTGCATCACCTGCTGGTGGCGGCGGGGGCCAACTTCGGTAGTCGGATGGGCTGGGAGCGGGCGAACTTCTTCGCACCACCGGGCAGCGAGCCGGTCATCGAATACTCCTGGGGTAAGCAGAACTGGCTGCCGTGGTCGGTGGCCGAACAGGTCAGCACCCGCACCGGCGTCACCGTCTTCGACCAGACGTCGTTCTCCAAATACGTGCTCGCCGGACCCGGAGCCGTGGCAGGTCTGCAGTGGCTGTGCACCGCCGACGTGGCTGTGCCGGTGGGCAAGTCGGTGTACACCGGGATGCTCAACGAACGCGGCACCTACGAATCGGACGTCACCGTCACCCGCACCGGGCCGCAGGAGTTCCTGATCGTCAGCAGCGCGGCGACCACCGAACGGGACAAGGACCACATTCGCAAGAACCTGCCTGCCGGGGCGCACGCCGAACTCGTCGACGTCACATCCTCGATGGCGGTCTTCGGCGTGATGGGCCCGAAGTCACGCGAGCTCCTGCGCGAGCTCACCGACGCCGACCTCTCCGACGCCGCATTCCCGTTCGCCACCAGCCAGGTAATCTCGCTGGGCTACGCCACGGTACGTGCCACCCGCATCACCTACGTCGGCGAATTGGGTTGGGAACTCTACGTTCCCACCGAATTCGCGGTCGGCGTCTACGAAGACCTGCTGTCGGCCGGTGAGAAATACGGTATCGCCCGCGGCGGCTACTACGCGATCGAGTCCCTGCGCTTGGAGAAAGGCTACCGGGCTTTCGGCCGCGAACTGACGCCGAACGACAATCCGGCGGAGGCCGGGCTGCTGTTCGCCTGCAAACTGACCTCCGATGTCGACTTCCTCGGCCGGGTAGCCGTGGAGAAGGCCAAGGCTGAAGGTCCCCGCAGGCGGGTGGTCAGCTTCTCCGTCGACTCGCCCGACCCGATGCTCTGGGGCGGCGAACTGATCCTGCGCGACGGCGCCGTCGCCGGACAGGTCAGCTCGGCGGCATGGGGGGCTACGACCGGTTCGTGCGTCGGGCTGGGTTACCTCCGCTCGACCGACGACGCCGTCGTCACACCCGACTGGGTGCGCTCAGGTTCGTACACGGTCAACGTCGGCGGTCAGGTCTATCCGATCACCGTGTCGCTCAAGGCCATCTACGATCCCGCTAACGAACGGGTGCGCTGA
- a CDS encoding nitroreductase/quinone reductase family protein, which translates to MTDAEALRADRADWTAQHRATYLESGGAQGHVLDLSDVGGRSFTTHCLIRYTGRKSGQSYITPLIYGNAGGEIVVVASKGGADSHPAWYLNVLSQQTLGVQIATQAFEATWREPQGDERHQVWEYMCHLYPPYIAYQQSTSRRIPLVMLSPLRPIEPFSAPVR; encoded by the coding sequence ATGACCGACGCCGAAGCACTACGCGCCGACCGTGCCGACTGGACAGCGCAACACCGTGCGACGTACCTGGAAAGCGGTGGCGCGCAGGGACACGTCCTCGACCTGAGTGACGTCGGCGGGCGGTCGTTCACCACCCACTGCCTGATCCGCTACACGGGGCGCAAGTCGGGTCAGTCGTACATCACTCCGTTGATCTACGGGAACGCCGGTGGTGAGATCGTGGTCGTCGCGTCCAAGGGTGGCGCCGACAGCCATCCGGCGTGGTATCTGAACGTTCTCTCCCAGCAGACGCTCGGGGTGCAGATCGCCACGCAGGCCTTCGAGGCCACGTGGCGCGAGCCGCAGGGCGACGAACGGCATCAGGTGTGGGAGTACATGTGCCACCTGTATCCGCCGTATATCGCCTATCAGCAGTCCACGAGCCGACGGATCCCGCTCGTCATGTTGAGCCCGCTACGGCCGATCGAGCCCTTCAGCGCACCCGTTCGTTAG
- a CDS encoding glutamate decarboxylase — protein MPHVKYRSPSIAPAYTGRLSTDPIPSLRLPDEAMEPTAAYRFIHDELMLDGSSRLNLATFVTTWMDPEAEKLMSETFDKNMIDKDEYPATAAIESRCVAMVADLFHAENLRDDDASTAVGVSTIGSSEAVMLGGLALKWRWKARVGDTWKTRTPNLVMGANVQVVWEKFCRYFEVEPRYLPMAEGRYVITPEQVLDAVDEDTIGVVGILGTTYTGELEPIAEICAALDTLQADKGLDIPVHVDAASGGFVVPFLHTDLKWDFRLPRVASINVSGHKYGLTYPGIGFVVWRNADCLPEELVFRVNYLGGDMPTFTLNFSRPGNQVVGQYYNFLRLGRAGYTHVMQCLSATARWLSDQLEDCQHFEVISDGSAIPVVAFRLKGDLGYTEFDVSAALRSYGWQVPAYTMPDGAENVSVLRVVVREGFSADLARSLWADLNAVLGHLDAIQPEGHFTQEHFAH, from the coding sequence GTGCCCCACGTCAAGTACCGTTCCCCTTCGATCGCGCCGGCCTACACCGGACGCCTGTCGACCGACCCCATCCCGTCCCTGCGGCTGCCCGATGAGGCGATGGAACCCACTGCGGCATACCGGTTCATCCACGACGAGCTGATGCTCGACGGCAGTTCACGGCTCAACCTCGCCACGTTCGTCACCACCTGGATGGACCCCGAGGCCGAGAAGCTGATGTCGGAGACGTTCGACAAGAACATGATCGACAAGGACGAGTACCCGGCCACCGCTGCCATCGAATCCCGCTGTGTGGCAATGGTCGCCGATCTCTTCCACGCCGAGAACCTGCGCGACGACGACGCCTCCACCGCGGTCGGGGTCTCCACGATCGGGTCCTCGGAGGCCGTGATGCTCGGCGGTCTGGCGCTGAAGTGGCGCTGGAAGGCTCGCGTCGGCGACACGTGGAAGACCCGCACCCCCAACCTGGTGATGGGTGCCAACGTGCAGGTGGTGTGGGAAAAGTTCTGCCGCTACTTCGAAGTCGAGCCGCGCTACCTCCCGATGGCCGAGGGCCGCTACGTCATCACCCCCGAGCAGGTGCTGGACGCCGTCGACGAGGACACCATCGGCGTGGTGGGCATTCTGGGCACCACCTACACCGGTGAACTGGAACCGATCGCCGAGATCTGCGCGGCACTGGACACGTTGCAGGCCGACAAGGGACTCGACATCCCCGTGCACGTCGACGCCGCCAGCGGCGGATTCGTGGTGCCCTTCCTGCACACCGACCTCAAGTGGGACTTCCGGCTGCCGCGGGTGGCGTCGATCAACGTCAGCGGCCACAAGTACGGGCTGACCTATCCGGGTATCGGATTCGTGGTGTGGCGCAACGCCGATTGCCTACCCGAGGAGCTGGTGTTCCGGGTGAACTATCTCGGCGGGGACATGCCGACGTTCACGCTGAACTTCTCCCGGCCGGGCAATCAGGTGGTCGGCCAGTACTACAACTTCCTGCGGCTGGGCCGGGCCGGCTACACCCACGTGATGCAGTGCCTCTCGGCCACAGCCCGCTGGCTCTCCGACCAACTGGAGGACTGTCAGCACTTCGAGGTGATCTCCGACGGATCGGCGATACCGGTGGTGGCGTTCCGGCTCAAGGGTGACCTCGGCTATACCGAGTTCGACGTGTCGGCCGCCCTGCGCTCCTACGGCTGGCAGGTGCCGGCGTACACGATGCCCGACGGTGCGGAGAACGTCTCGGTGCTGCGGGTGGTTGTGCGAGAAGGGTTCTCCGCCGACCTGGCCCGCTCGCTGTGGGCGGACCTCAACGCCGTGCTGGGCCATCTCGACGCGATCCAGCCCGAGGGCCACTTCACCCAAGAACACTTCGCGCACTGA
- a CDS encoding bifunctional ADP-dependent NAD(P)H-hydrate dehydratase/NAD(P)H-hydrate epimerase: MRHYFTADAIRAAEAPLLAGLPDGVLMRRAAYGLATAIARELRIRAGGVAGRRLCAVVGSGDNGGDALWAATLLRRRGAAATAVLLNPDRTHAKALAAFRSAGGRVVPAVPPLTDLVIDGVVGISGSGPLRPAAAEVFAAAEDAEIPVVAVDIPSGVDVQTGAITGPAVRAALTVTFGGLKPVHALADCGRVELIDIGLDLPPTSVLGMEAADVKARWPLPGVHDDKYSQGVTGILAGSSTYPGAAILCTGAAVATTSGMKRYAGSAAAEVVSHWPEVVAAPNPHAAGRVQSWVVGPGLGTDEKGFAALHFALSSDLPVVVDADALTILSTQPDLVAGRTAPTVLTPHAGEFARLAGGPPGEDRVAATRRLADAFGATVLLKGNVTVVAEPAGGIVYLNPAGGSWAATAGSGDVLSGMIGALLASGMPPAEAAAAAAFVHARAANASAADPGPAPAPTSASRILAHIRQAIAEL, encoded by the coding sequence ATGCGGCACTACTTCACCGCCGACGCGATTCGCGCCGCCGAGGCGCCCCTGCTGGCCGGCCTGCCTGATGGTGTACTGATGCGTCGTGCCGCCTATGGATTGGCCACCGCGATCGCCCGCGAGCTGCGAATCCGTGCCGGCGGCGTGGCCGGTCGCCGGCTCTGCGCGGTGGTCGGCTCGGGCGACAACGGCGGTGATGCGCTGTGGGCGGCCACCCTCCTGCGTCGCCGCGGGGCTGCCGCGACCGCGGTGCTGCTCAACCCCGACCGCACTCACGCCAAGGCGCTGGCCGCGTTTCGATCTGCCGGCGGCCGGGTGGTTCCGGCTGTACCGCCGTTGACCGATCTCGTGATCGACGGGGTGGTCGGCATCTCCGGCAGCGGCCCTCTACGTCCGGCGGCGGCCGAGGTGTTCGCCGCTGCCGAGGACGCCGAGATTCCGGTGGTGGCCGTCGACATCCCCAGCGGCGTAGACGTCCAGACCGGCGCGATCACCGGACCCGCCGTGCGCGCAGCACTCACTGTCACCTTCGGTGGCCTCAAACCCGTTCACGCCCTGGCTGACTGCGGCCGGGTCGAACTGATCGACATCGGTTTAGACCTTCCGCCCACCTCCGTGCTGGGTATGGAAGCCGCTGATGTCAAGGCCCGTTGGCCGCTGCCCGGAGTGCACGACGACAAGTACAGTCAGGGTGTCACCGGCATCCTGGCCGGATCGTCGACGTATCCCGGCGCGGCAATCCTGTGCACCGGGGCCGCGGTGGCGACGACATCGGGTATGAAGCGCTACGCCGGGTCCGCTGCAGCCGAGGTCGTGTCGCACTGGCCGGAGGTGGTGGCTGCGCCCAACCCGCACGCAGCCGGGCGGGTGCAGTCGTGGGTCGTCGGTCCGGGCCTGGGTACTGATGAAAAAGGCTTCGCCGCTTTGCATTTCGCACTCAGTTCTGATCTCCCGGTGGTGGTCGATGCTGACGCCCTCACCATCCTGTCCACCCAGCCGGATCTGGTGGCGGGCCGAACGGCCCCAACGGTGCTCACCCCGCACGCAGGCGAGTTCGCCCGATTGGCCGGCGGCCCGCCGGGGGAGGACCGGGTGGCCGCCACCCGTCGGCTTGCCGACGCCTTCGGCGCGACGGTGCTGCTCAAGGGCAACGTCACCGTCGTCGCCGAGCCTGCCGGCGGCATCGTCTACCTGAACCCCGCAGGTGGTTCCTGGGCGGCGACCGCCGGCTCCGGGGACGTGTTGTCGGGGATGATCGGTGCGCTACTGGCCTCGGGTATGCCGCCGGCCGAGGCAGCTGCGGCGGCAGCATTCGTGCACGCGCGCGCCGCCAACGCCTCGGCCGCCGATCCCGGCCCGGCTCCGGCGCCGACATCGGCCTCGCGCATCCTCGCCCACATTCGTCAAGCCATCGCAGAACTGTAG
- a CDS encoding TetR/AcrR family transcriptional regulator, with protein MNDPAQSAATVAVNGRRLTRKGVQTRDRIVAVAADLMQQRGVARTTVEDIQEAAGISSSQLYHYFADKGALVAAVIELQGQRVLGVQHLGLDRVTCLADLWRWRDLVVGIRTAQNCVGGCPLGSLAADLAETDAVARAQLARWFAEWERILRTGLASMASAGQFADGTDTDRLALALLAATQGGLLLSQVNRDTAALTAAMDTVITHIGTLLTEAPSDTVRRH; from the coding sequence GTGAACGATCCAGCACAGAGTGCGGCAACCGTAGCGGTGAACGGCCGGAGACTGACCCGTAAAGGCGTGCAGACTCGGGATCGAATCGTGGCGGTCGCCGCGGACCTGATGCAGCAGCGCGGCGTGGCCCGGACGACCGTGGAGGACATCCAGGAGGCGGCCGGGATCAGCTCGTCGCAGCTATACCACTACTTCGCCGACAAGGGCGCCCTGGTGGCAGCGGTCATCGAGCTTCAGGGGCAACGAGTTCTCGGCGTCCAGCACCTCGGCCTGGACCGGGTGACGTGCCTGGCCGATCTGTGGCGCTGGCGCGATCTGGTGGTCGGTATTCGGACAGCTCAAAACTGTGTTGGCGGATGTCCGCTGGGATCGTTGGCCGCGGATCTGGCAGAGACCGACGCCGTCGCACGCGCACAACTGGCACGCTGGTTCGCCGAGTGGGAGCGGATACTGCGCACCGGACTCGCATCCATGGCGTCCGCGGGTCAATTCGCCGACGGCACCGATACCGACCGTCTCGCACTGGCGCTGCTGGCCGCGACCCAGGGAGGCCTCCTGCTGAGCCAGGTCAACCGGGACACCGCCGCGTTGACCGCAGCAATGGACACCGTGATCACTCACATCGGCACGCTCCTGACCGAGGCACCGTCCGACACCGTTCGGCGGCATTGA
- a CDS encoding peroxiredoxin-like family protein: protein MSTTEPATIATQVAQMQQGLAGHLPAGAIEVFTADQKRMVEEGVPLGAAQPGTALPDPEVVDAHGKSTTISALRAHRPAVVVFYRGTWCPYCNLALKTYQDQLVPELSSRGIPLIAVSPQKPDGSLSTTEANALTFDVVSDPGNQIASALGIVVTPSAASRAVSQQLGVDLREANADGGYELPMPTVLIVDGDGVIAWSDIHPDYTTRTEVAEILAAVAQLG, encoded by the coding sequence GTGTCCACCACTGAGCCGGCCACGATCGCCACCCAGGTCGCGCAGATGCAGCAGGGCCTGGCGGGTCACCTGCCCGCCGGCGCCATCGAAGTGTTCACCGCAGACCAGAAACGCATGGTCGAGGAAGGCGTACCGCTCGGTGCGGCGCAGCCGGGGACTGCCCTGCCAGACCCTGAAGTTGTTGATGCACACGGGAAATCGACCACGATAAGTGCACTGCGCGCACACCGTCCGGCGGTTGTGGTCTTCTACCGCGGCACGTGGTGTCCATACTGCAATCTCGCGCTGAAGACTTACCAGGATCAGTTGGTTCCGGAACTCTCGTCGCGCGGAATACCACTGATCGCCGTCAGCCCCCAGAAGCCCGACGGGTCACTATCCACTACAGAAGCCAACGCCTTGACCTTCGACGTGGTCTCCGACCCCGGCAACCAGATCGCCTCGGCGCTCGGCATCGTCGTCACGCCCTCTGCGGCGTCACGTGCGGTCAGTCAGCAGCTCGGCGTCGACCTGCGAGAAGCCAATGCTGACGGTGGCTACGAGCTGCCGATGCCTACCGTCCTGATCGTCGACGGTGACGGCGTTATCGCATGGAGCGACATCCACCCCGACTACACCACCCGCACCGAGGTCGCGGAGATCCTGGCCGCCGTCGCACAGCTGGGCTGA
- the glmS gene encoding glutamine--fructose-6-phosphate transaminase (isomerizing), with amino-acid sequence MCGIVAYVGHRPARGVVVDALRRMEYRGYDSSGVALLDGDGGLTVRRRAGRLANLEEALTETGGDALAGTAGMGHTRWATHGRPTDRNAHPHRDATGKFAVVHNGIIENFATLRAELEAEGVEFASDTDSEVAVHLVAQAYRQGPTADDFEASVLSVLRRLEGHFTLVFAHADDPGTIIAARRSTPLVVGIGDGEMFIGSDVAAFIEFTRDAVELGQDQAVVITADGYSITDFDGADDTANARVFHIDWDLSAAEKGGYDYFMLKEIAEQPAAVSDTLLGHFVDGRIVLDEQRLSDQELREVDKVFIVACGTAFHSGLLAKYAIEHWTRLPVEVELASEFRYRDPVLDRGTLVIAISQSGETADTLEAVRHAKSQKAKVLAICNTNGSQIPREADAVLYTRAGPEIGVAATKTFLAQIAANYLVGLALAQARGTKYPDEVEREYHELESMPEQVTRVLEHMEPITKLGQQFASSPTVLFLGRHVGYPVALEGALKLKELAYMHAEGFAAGELKHGPIALIEDGLPVIVVMPSPKNAATLHAKLLSNIREIQARGAVTIVLAEEGDDTVRPYADHIFELPAVSTLFQPLLSTVPLQVFAAAVARARGFDVDKPRNLAKSVTVE; translated from the coding sequence ATGTGCGGAATCGTGGCCTACGTCGGGCATCGTCCCGCCCGAGGTGTCGTGGTCGACGCACTGCGGCGGATGGAGTATCGCGGTTACGACTCGTCCGGGGTCGCCCTGCTCGACGGCGACGGCGGCCTGACGGTGCGTCGCCGTGCCGGCCGGCTGGCCAATCTCGAAGAGGCGCTGACCGAAACCGGCGGCGACGCGCTCGCCGGCACCGCCGGGATGGGCCACACCCGGTGGGCCACCCACGGTCGCCCCACCGACCGCAATGCTCACCCGCACCGCGACGCCACAGGCAAGTTCGCCGTCGTCCACAACGGGATCATCGAGAACTTCGCCACACTGCGCGCTGAACTGGAGGCCGAGGGCGTCGAGTTCGCCAGCGACACCGACAGCGAGGTGGCTGTCCATCTGGTCGCCCAGGCGTACCGCCAAGGTCCGACCGCGGACGATTTCGAGGCATCGGTGCTCTCGGTGCTGCGCCGGCTGGAAGGGCACTTCACGCTGGTGTTCGCCCACGCCGACGACCCGGGCACGATCATCGCCGCGCGCCGGTCGACGCCACTGGTGGTCGGCATCGGCGACGGCGAGATGTTCATCGGCTCCGACGTCGCGGCATTCATCGAATTCACCAGGGATGCCGTCGAGTTGGGTCAGGACCAGGCGGTGGTGATAACCGCCGACGGGTACTCGATCACCGATTTCGACGGCGCCGACGACACCGCGAACGCGCGTGTTTTCCACATCGACTGGGACCTGTCCGCCGCGGAAAAAGGCGGCTACGACTACTTCATGCTCAAGGAGATCGCCGAGCAGCCGGCGGCGGTTTCCGACACCCTGCTCGGGCATTTCGTCGACGGCCGCATCGTGCTCGACGAACAGCGGCTGAGTGATCAGGAGCTCCGCGAGGTCGACAAGGTCTTCATCGTCGCCTGCGGCACCGCATTCCATTCCGGGCTGCTCGCGAAATACGCGATCGAACACTGGACGCGTTTGCCGGTGGAAGTGGAGCTGGCCAGCGAGTTTCGCTATCGCGACCCGGTACTGGATCGCGGCACCCTGGTGATCGCGATCTCGCAGTCCGGTGAGACTGCCGACACCCTGGAAGCCGTCCGCCACGCCAAGAGCCAGAAGGCCAAGGTGCTGGCGATCTGCAACACAAACGGCAGCCAGATCCCGCGGGAAGCCGACGCGGTGCTCTACACCCGCGCCGGACCCGAGATCGGGGTGGCGGCCACCAAGACGTTCCTCGCCCAGATCGCGGCCAACTACCTGGTCGGCCTGGCGTTGGCCCAGGCTCGCGGTACCAAGTACCCCGACGAGGTCGAACGCGAGTACCACGAACTGGAGTCGATGCCTGAGCAGGTCACCCGCGTGCTCGAGCACATGGAGCCGATCACGAAATTGGGTCAGCAGTTCGCGTCATCGCCGACGGTGCTGTTCCTGGGCCGCCACGTCGGGTACCCGGTGGCTCTCGAGGGTGCGCTCAAACTGAAGGAACTGGCCTACATGCACGCCGAGGGCTTTGCCGCCGGTGAGCTCAAGCACGGCCCCATCGCGCTCATCGAAGACGGCCTGCCCGTCATCGTGGTCATGCCGTCACCGAAGAATGCGGCCACGTTGCACGCCAAGCTGCTGAGCAATATCCGCGAGATCCAGGCCCGCGGTGCGGTCACCATCGTCCTCGCCGAGGAGGGCGACGACACAGTGCGGCCCTATGCCGACCACATCTTCGAGTTGCCAGCGGTATCAACGCTTTTCCAGCCGTTGCTGTCCACGGTGCCGCTGCAGGTGTTCGCCGCCGCGGTGGCCAGGGCCCGCGGTTTCGACGTGGACAAGCCGCGCAACCTGGCCAAGTCCGTCACGGTGGAGTGA
- a CDS encoding dienelactone hydrolase family protein, whose product MARTRKLFAALTRRGPHHVLRGDLAFAGLPGIVFTPATGFNLPGVAFGHDWLTDVDHYVKTLEHLASWGIVAAAPGTERGLAPSVLNLSVDLGTTLDIIAGVRLGPGEISVHPTKLGLAGHGFGGSAAVFAAAGLAGAASGAPKAVAALFPSVTRPPAQEPAASLTVPGLVLSAPDDPQSLRTDALHLAEAWKGSVLHIVSKAESSGLAEKRRFAKVLGIPGSDKRTQKTVRALLTGFLLFHLTGDKAYHEFADPEAVLPKTEALDPEAPPVTTEGQIAALLK is encoded by the coding sequence GTGGCCCGGACACGCAAGCTCTTCGCGGCGCTGACGCGCCGCGGTCCACATCACGTTCTACGCGGTGACCTGGCCTTTGCCGGGTTACCCGGCATCGTCTTCACCCCTGCGACGGGCTTCAACCTGCCCGGGGTGGCCTTCGGCCACGATTGGCTCACAGATGTCGATCACTACGTGAAAACGCTCGAGCACCTCGCGTCCTGGGGCATCGTGGCGGCCGCGCCCGGCACCGAACGCGGGCTCGCCCCGTCGGTGCTGAACCTGTCGGTCGACCTGGGCACGACCCTCGACATCATCGCCGGCGTGCGGCTGGGCCCCGGCGAGATCAGCGTGCATCCGACCAAATTGGGCCTGGCCGGACACGGCTTCGGCGGCTCGGCGGCGGTGTTCGCCGCGGCGGGCCTGGCCGGTGCGGCCTCGGGCGCGCCCAAGGCGGTCGCGGCGCTGTTTCCGTCGGTGACCCGGCCCCCCGCCCAGGAACCGGCGGCATCGCTCACGGTGCCCGGTCTGGTGCTCAGCGCGCCCGACGATCCGCAATCGCTGCGCACCGACGCCCTGCACCTGGCCGAAGCCTGGAAGGGGTCGGTGTTGCACATCGTCAGCAAGGCCGAGTCGTCCGGGCTGGCCGAGAAGCGCCGGTTCGCCAAGGTCCTCGGCATACCGGGTTCCGACAAGCGCACCCAGAAGACGGTGCGCGCCCTGCTGACCGGCTTCCTGCTGTTTCACCTGACCGGCGACAAGGCCTACCACGAATTCGCCGACCCCGAAGCGGTGCTGCCGAAGACCGAGGCGCTCGATCCCGAGGCGCCGCCGGTGACAACAGAGGGCCAGATCGCCGCGCTGCTGAAGTAG